Genomic segment of candidate division KSB1 bacterium:
TGAATCACCTCCTCGACGAATTAGGTTGAGGACTTGAACTTCACAATTATACAACGGATGCCAGGGGTAATGGACTTTCACAAAACTGCCTTTATGAGCTTTGTATGACCATTGCCCCAACAATCCACCACTCCGGTTCCGGCCACTCCCGCTTTGCCGAGCTGCCTGCCCGCGCGCAGCTTTCCATTGCATGGGAGATTTTTCGTTTGCAGGCGCGGATTATTTTCTCCCACAAATTCGTCTGGTTCATGGCCGGCATTTTGATTTATTTTGTGGTGGCTTGTATCATCAACTACAACCAGCCGGTCATCGAGTGCATGCCGATGGAAGATGTGCTGCCGGTGCTGTTGGAATTTCCACTCTCGGCGTTGGCGGTGTATTTGAGCATGCAGGTGATCACCTCCGAAAAAGACAACCGCACGCTGGTGATGTTCACCACCGCCGGCTCCCGCTATAAAGTTTGGCTGCTGCGCCTCGGCACGCTCAATATAATTCTGCTGATTCTGGCGTTTGCGCTCAGCGCACTGGCTTTTTTACTTTCACGGATATACCAATTATCGGCATGGCGTTGCACGCCTTCGTGCCGGCATTTTTCGCCGGCAGCATGACACTCTACTTCGCGGTGCGTTTTCGCAGCGGCTTCGCTGCCGGCATGGTCGCCGCCGGATTGCTGGTGCTGATGTTGATGTTCGCCGAACTTCTGAGCGAAACGCGCTATTTTCTCTTCTTCAATCCTTATGACGTGCCGCGCCGCCTCGATCCGGCGACGTGGAACTTGTGGAGGTGGCAAAATCGCATCGGCATACTGGTTCTCGGTGGGCTGCTGTTGTTTGCCGCGTTGCGGGGGATGGAGGTGAGGGAAAGGTTGTTGCGGTAAAAAAATCCTTTAAAAACACGGCGGCGGCACTCCTGAAGGTGTCAATAACTCTTCGCCGTGCTGCCCCTGCTTACGAAGATGCGCAATAACGAAAGCGATCAATCGCTTCTGCCAGCGCCAAGTCTTTAAGTTTCTGCACACAGGCCCGAAAAACGCCATCAAGCGTGCGGTTGTCGATCGCTTGGCGTTGTTGACAACTCAGCAGGAGATAGCGGGTGAAAAAGGTCGTGTGTGCGTAACCAAAGTGTCATGGCTTTGGGTTTGAATTTCTTTTGCCATTGGAAGAGGCCATCAGGGCAAAGTCAACAGCTATAAGACTGTTGCCACCGACCAGCCAGGTGTCAAGAGCCGAAAACCATTGAGAAAGTTGCGTCTTAAAGCTGGAGCTTGGCAATATTTTCTTTAACCCGCCCGGCCGAATCTTGCAGCATCTTCATCTCGGCGTCGCTGAGCTTCAGTTCGTAAATCTGCTCGACGCCGTTTTTGCCGAGCTTGACCGGCACGCCGACGTAAACGTCTTGCAAGCCGTACTGCCCGGTGAGCCACGCCGCGCAAGGCAGAACGCGCTTCGAGTCATGCACGACGGCTTCCGCCATTTCGGCGACGGCAGCGGAAGGAGCATAATAGGCGCTGCCTTCTTTGAGGTATTTGACAATTTCCGCACCACCATTTTTCGTGCGATCGACAATGGCGTCGATGCGGTCTTTCGGCAGCAGCTCGGTGAGCGGAATACCGCCGACGGTGGTGAGGCGCGGCAGCGGCACCATGTCGTCACCGTGGCCGCCCAGCACCAGCGCGGAAATATCGCGCACCGAAACATTCAGCTCCATTGAAATAAACGTGCGATAGCGGGCGGTATCCAACACGCCGGCCATGCCGAAAACGCGATTCGGCTCGAAGCCGCTCACTTTCATCGCGACGTAAGTCATCACATCGAGCGGATTGGTGACAACGATAATTTTGCACTGCGGCGAGTTGTTGACAACGCTTTCGGTAACGGTTTTCACAATGCCGGCGTTGGTCGCCTGCAAATCGTCGCGGCTCATGCCCGGCTTGCGCGCCAGCCCGGCGGTGATGACAACCAGATCGGAATTTTTCGTGAGCGCATAATCATTCGTCGAGCCGATGACTTTGCAATCGAAACCTTCCACCGGCGCGGATTCCCACAGGTCGAGCGCCTTGCCGGAGGGAATGCCCTCGAGAATGTCAATCAACACCACTTCATTCGCCAATCTTTTTTCCGCCAGTCGCAGCGCAGTGGTCGCGCCAACGTGCCCGGCGCCGACAACGGTGATCTTCATAAAAACTCCTTTCCTTGAAATTTCACGCTTACTTTTTTCAAAGCGGTTCCCAAAGCGAGTTTGAATACGGGAATTAAAAATTTTAATGTCGAACGACAAACACAACTTACAAAACTTCTCATTCTTTGTCAACTATTTACTCTTCACCTGCGCCAAAATCCAATCCCCCATCATCTGCAAAGCCGCCGGTGAAATTGTCTCTTCGATTTTCGCATATTCCGCGGGCGAGCCGGTTGTGGCGGTTTGGAAAAGATGGTTCAATCCCGGCAGCTCGGTGACGGTAAAATTCTTGTTGCCGCCGGCTTTCAGCGCCTTCTCAATCGCCGATAAGTTTTCCTTCGGCGGCACCTGCAAATCTTTCTCGCCGTTAATGGCCAGCACCGGGCACTTCACTTTTTTCAGAGTTGGCTGGGGATCATAAAAAAGAAA
This window contains:
- the mdh gene encoding malate dehydrogenase yields the protein MKITVVGAGHVGATTALRLAEKRLANEVVLIDILEGIPSGKALDLWESAPVEGFDCKVIGSTNDYALTKNSDLVVITAGLARKPGMSRDDLQATNAGIVKTVTESVVNNSPQCKIIVVTNPLDVMTYVAMKVSGFEPNRVFGMAGVLDTARYRTFISMELNVSVRDISALVLGGHGDDMVPLPRLTTVGGIPLTELLPKDRIDAIVDRTKNGGAEIVKYLKEGSAYYAPSAAVAEMAEAVVHDSKRVLPCAAWLTGQYGLQDVYVGVPVKLGKNGVEQIYELKLSDAEMKMLQDSAGRVKENIAKLQL